One genomic region from Salvia hispanica cultivar TCC Black 2014 chromosome 2, UniMelb_Shisp_WGS_1.0, whole genome shotgun sequence encodes:
- the LOC125204018 gene encoding probable disease resistance protein At4g27220 has product MVGEAFNENLETISKLLESGEVSSIGVYGMGGVGKTTLAKHIHNRLLQHSQGRVIWVTVSQEFSVTILQDKIARFIGLDFVGEDDEELRAERLHTTFSRMKNSVLILDDVWENFDLSKVGCPISVECCRLIITTHSLEVCRQVFCQEVIQVEILHDDEAWELFNETLRNEIELDSSVEEIARSVAELCGGVPLGIVTMAASMRGETTIHTWRDAYVELRELVSGNDGMGDGDVYTVLKYSFDRLNRNHHIQSNEFNTLQQCFLHCALYPDDEEIMREHLVKEFISGGLMDGRKTRRAQGEQGHSVLDKLVNVCLLERCVVPGMFGPTECVKMHDLVRSMALKICKGKYMVRAGCNLKKFPKEAEWAKDLEKVSFMNNGIMRIEEGISPDCPKLTTFLLRDNVCLEFIPDSLFSKMQGLRTLDLCSTSITKLPNSICAMKSLEALLLEWCERLENVPYLGEMKELRELNLSHTAIEEVPEGTEELVNLKFLGMDAPELEMLPRGLFLKLGNLQHLELPSHIKVVVEEIANLKQLEEFSGRMTTVNGFTSVIRR; this is encoded by the coding sequence ATGGTTGGTGAAgcttttaatgaaaatttggaaACGATTTCGAAACTTTTGGAGAGTGGGGAAGTGTCGAGCATTGGTGTTTATGGTATGGGTGGTGTAGGCAAAACGACACTGGCAAAGCACATTCACAATCGACTCCTCCAACACTCTCAGGGACGTGTGATTTGGGTAACAGTCTCTCAAGAATTTAGTGTTACGATTCTACAAGATAAAATAGCTCGTTTCATAGGTTTGGACTTTGTGGGTGAGGATGATGAAGAATTAAGGGCAGAGAGACTCCATACAACCTTTTCTCGGATGAAGAATTCAGTGCTGATATTGGATGATGTGTGGGAAAATTTTGATCTGTCAAAGGTTGGATGTCCCATTTCTGTTGAGTGTTGTAGGCTGATTATAACTACTCACTCCTTAGAAGTGTGTCGTCAAGTTTTTTGCCAAGAAGTGATTCAAGTGGAAATTCTACATGATGATGAGGCATGGGAATTGTTCAATGAAACGCTAAGAAATGAGATAGAACTTGATTCTTCGGTAGAAGAGATTGCCAGATCTGTGGCAGAATTGTGTGGTGGTGTGCCCCTAGGAATTGTTACAATGGCTGCAAGCATGAGGGGGGAGACAACCATTCATACATGGAGAGATGCTTATGTAGAATTAAGAGAACTTGTCTCAGGGAATGATGGCATGGGAGACGGTGATGTTTATACAGTATTGAAATATAGTTTTGATCGGTTGAATAGGAATCATCATATTCAGAGTAATGAGTTCAATACATTGCAACAATGTTTCCTGCATTGCGCGTTATATCCCGACGATGAAGAAATAATGAGAGAGCATTTGGTTAAAGAGTTCATCTCAGGAGGGTTGATGGATGGAAGAAAGACAAGGAGAGCGCAAGGTGAGCAAGGACATTCCGTATTGGACAAATTAGTGAATGTGTGCTTATTGGAAAGGTGTGTTGTTCCCGGTATGTTTGGTCCTACGGAATGTGTGAAGATGCATGATCTTGTAAGAAGTATGGCATTGAAGATATGTAAGGGGAAATATATGGTAAGAGCAGGATgtaatttgaagaaatttcCGAAAGAAGCAGAATGGGCAAAGGATCTGGAGAAGGTGTCCTTTATGAACAATGGAATAATGAGAATTGAAGAAGGTATATCTCCCGACTGTCCTAAGCTCACAACCTTTCTTTTACGGGATAATGTTTGTTTGGAGTTTATTCCAGAttcattattttctaaaatgcaAGGACTGCGCACTCTTGATTTGTGCTCTACTAGCATAACAAAGCTGCCGAACTCAATCTGTGCCATGAAGAGCCTCGAGGCATTGCTCCTTGAGTGGTGTGAGAGGCTAGAAAATGTGCCATACTTGGGAGAGATGAAAGAACTCAGGGAGTTAAACCTCTCGCACACAGCCATCGAGGAAGTCCCTGAAGGAACTGAGGAATTAGTCAATCTCAAATTCCTCGGAATGGATGCGCCCGAATTAGAGATGCTTCCAAGAGGGTTGTTTCTTAAACTGGGGAATCTTCAGCATTTGGAATTACCATCCCATATAAAAGTGGTAGTTGAAGAAATTGCGAACCTGAAACAGTTAGAGGAGTTTAGCGGAAGAATGACAACTGTGAATGGTTTTACTTCTGTTATAAGAAGATGA